Genomic DNA from Pseudofrancisella aestuarii:
TTAGTTTATAGTTTGCATTTATATTTGGTAAATTATCGATAGGTAAAATTTTTGATTTGCTAATATCATTTTCTAACCATTTTATTACTTTATAATTTTTAATGTTTTCTTGTATATTTTCTAGAGTTAAGAAAAGTTCTCTATATTCTAAAATCGGCCTATCAATATCTATATTAAGTTGTTTATATCTATTTTTAACTTCTTCAGTAAAAGCATTAATAGAGCTATAAATATCACCAAATAAATGGATATTTAAATTTTGAGGTAAATAATCGAATATATTTTCTAACTTTTTATAAAATAATGGAGTATAGAATTCAATACCACTAAAAAACTCTTTGTTCTTTATATATTTTACAATGCTACTATTTTTTACATTACTTCCAAAAAAATCTTCTAATTTATTTAGAGCAAGGTTGATTGAGTCATTATTGTAAATAATTTCATGAGTCGGGATTAAGCTAATTTCTTCTATGCTATTAGATGATCTCTGTGTTTCTATATCTAGCTCTTTTATACTATCAACTTCATCATCAAATAAATCTATTCTATAAGGTATATTTGAACCAATGGGGTATATGTCTATAATGTTTCCACGAATGCTAAATTCACCTTTCTCAAATACATTATTAACAAAGCTATATCCTAGATCAATAAGTTTAGATTTTTGTTTAGTGATATCAAAGGTGTCGTTAACTTTTAAGATAAAGCTATTTTGCTCTAGGAATATCTTTGGAGCTAATTTCTTTAAAATTGTAGAAATATTAGAGATTAAAATAGTATTTTTAGGGTTATTTTCTAACTTGTATAATATTTTCTGTCTAGTAGATAAGATATCATTGGAAGCTGAAAATCTATCATAAGCAAGTATCTCTAAGCTAGGAAAATATAGCACTTCAAGTTTAGAGTCTTTTGTTAAATATTTTAGTTCATCATAAATTTTTGATGCTTGTTGAGAGTCTTCTGTAATTATAAAATGAAAATTATTATTACTTTTTATAAATTCCTTTATGAAAATACTAAAAGAAGGGCCATAAGCATTAGAAATTATAGTGTCTTTAGAATTTATAGTATTAGGAATCATATTTAAAGAAAGTTAAAGTATAAAAGAAAAATAAGAGTAATTAGTCTCTGTCACCAGCAATAGCGCCAAAGAATTGAAGTAGGGTAACGAAGATATTAAATAAAGAGACATATATATTAACAGTAGCTAATATATAGTTAGTTTCTTCACCTCTAACAATAGCATTTGTCTGCCATAATATAAAACCACCAGAAATAAAAGCAATTACTAAAGAGATTACTAAAGCTAAAGCAGGTAACTGTAAAAATATATTAAGAACTATAGCTACTAAAGCAACTATTGCACCAATAGCACAAAAAGCACCAACTCTATTAAAGTTTCTTCTAGGATTCATAGCTATTGCAGATAAGCCTAAGAATATAGCTCCAGTAGTTCCAAGAGCCATCATTATAAGCTCTGATCCATTTTTGAATGTAGCTATATACATATTTAAGATAGGACCTAATGTATATCCTAAAAGACCAGTTAAAGCAAAAGTTAAAACTATTCCCATAGGAGAGTTTTTAGTTGCATTAATACCAAATAGTAGTCCTATATAAACTACAATCATAAGTAGAGGATTTATAAATCCAGCACCAGATTGCATTGCTATAAAAGCAGTAAATGCACTAAAAAGTAAAGTCATAGATAGTAACCAATAAGTATTTCTAAGAACTTTATTAGCTCTAATTGTTGATTCTTGGCTTAAAGAATCTATAACTCTAGTATTATTTTCAAAATTATTCATTATGTTTTCCTCATCTGAATTAATTCAATTTTAATATTTTTAAATCGCTAATAATATACCATAAATAGCTTCTAAATTAAATAAGAGCTTTTAAGCGTATAGATATGAGATAAAGATTAAGGAAGAGAAAGTTAAAAATAAACAAGCAGTTATTGTAATTTCATTTTTACTTCCAGCAAGTAGTTTACCTAAGGAGAAAAATACAGGAACAATAAACACATTAATTAATAATGATATAATTGTTGCTAGAATAAACATTATTAGACTTATTGTTTCTCCAATAAATAGTACTGCAACAGCAAGTAATATAATTTTAAAAATTTCTATATAAAATATTAGTTTAATAAGTTTTAGATTGATTATAGAGCTTATTTTCAGCGTTAATATACGGGCTTTCCATGCAAAATATATTAATAAGCAAAAAATGTATTCAATGCCTAGGAAAATAGATACATTCGCACTAGAATTAACATGAAGATCTTTTAGATTAAGCTCATATTTTAAAAATGTTAAATATATAACTTTATTAACTATTATTATAAATAAGCAGAAATAAATATATTTTAAGAGTTTTTTCCCATCTTCTTTATTATTTATTAGTGTTAAGATAGTTAGGGTTATTAATGCAATTGGGAAAATAGCTATATTAAATAAACTAAATATAGCTAAATTATTTAAGTAATAAAGAACGATTAATGAAAAAGCGATATATATAGTAAATACTCCATATACACTTATATTAAATCTTTCAGTTTTATTATTTAATGAAGTATTTAATTTATAATTATATTTTAGGAAAAAAATAAGAGTAAAAAATACAACAATAAAATAGAAAATTCTAAAGTCAAATAATGTTTTTACAAAAAGATAGTGAATAATATCACCGATAATAACACCTAGTATAATACTAGAAAAAAATCCTAAAAAACCGTAGAGTCTTCTAGAATCAGCTTTTAGATAGAAAGAGCTTAAACTAAATAAAAGGTTAGATATAACTACTGTTAGGCCAACGGCAAATACAGCAAGCCCAAAAATCTGTATATTATGTATAGTTGAAAAAAGTAAAGCAGCCATTATAAATTGTAGGCCATGGACGATTGATTTATTTGAGCCTAGTAAATAATTACTTATACATCCAAAAGTGGCAGCAAAAAATATTACAAAGAAATAATCTCCTCGAGTATAAAATATTCCAACTTCACTATAGATATTAAGCAAAGACATAAAAGGATCTATGCCAGTTGAGACACATAAAGTAATAATGGCAATTATATGTAGCCCTTGAGGTTGGCTAAAATATATATTGCTATGAGCTTTATTACTTACTACTTGTCTTTCCATAGAATTATTCTTTTAATACCTTTTCTAAATTAGCTACATAATCTTTTTCATTTGGAATTGAGTTATATTTTTGAGATTTCCAAATCTCCTCTGCAAGATGATCCATCATAATATGATGAACTTTATGCTCATCTTTATATTTCTCTATAAGTTTATTATAAATACTTCTAATTTCCAAAGGTCTATTAGTTTGGTATTGCTCTATGATAGCTAAATGAAGACTCATATGTAGGAAAGGGTTTACTTGACCACTTTCAGGAGAGTAATCTGTATCAATATTTTTTTCAGTTAGCATTGATTGATATTCAGGGTGTTTTTCTATAATTCTAACTATCTGTTCTTCTAGAGGGGTAAGAACTTTCTTATTTTGAAATTTCTGCCAACTAGATATGTATAGCATACGTAACTCATTTCTATCTTGAGAGAATATCATATGTATTTTTCCTTATCTTTATATTCGCAGTATTCAAAAATAACACAGTTTCTACATTTTGGTTTTTGAGCTGTGCAGATATATCTACCATGTAGTATTAACCAATGATGCGCATCTTTTAAATATTCTTTAGGTATTACTTTTAATAGCTTTTTTTCAACCTCAACTACATTTTTACCTTTAGCTATGGGTATTCGATTAGCTAGTCGAAAAATATGAGTATCGACAGCCATTGTTGGTTCTCCAAAGGCAGTATTTAAAATAACATTTGCGGTTTTTCTACCGACTCCAGGTAGAGATACTAAATCATCCATATTATTAGGAACGATACTATTAAATTTATCAATTAAAATCTTACATGTTTGTATAACATTTTTTGCTTTAGTTTTATATAAACCGATTGATTTTATATATTCAGCAAGTTTTTCATATCCTAAGTTGTAAATTTGTTCCGGAGTATTTGCTATTTTGTATAATACTGAGGTAGCTTTATTAACACTAACATCTGTTGCTTGAGCAGATAATATGACAGCTATTAGAAGCTCAAAAGTAGAGGAATATTCTAACTCTGTAGTTGGACTTGGATTATGCTCTTTTAATGTTTCGAAGATTTTGATTCTTTTTTCTTTATTCATTAGTGTTTTTTTTCTTATTTCTAAATTTAGCTAATGATGCGGCAATATATGCTTTTTTATCCATATCTTCTGCAGATGCGATATTTTTATATGTATCTCTTTGTTTTTCTTTTGTTTGTAACTGTTTTTGTTTATGAAAAATATATCTGTCTCTAAAGTGATTTTTTTGTTCTGTATATTGTTCATCTGTTAGTTTTTCTGGTTGTTTATTTTCAGCTAATTCAACTAGAGATATACAATCCATAGGGCAGGGCTCTATACATAGCTCACAACCTGTACACTCTGATTCTACGATGGTATGCATTAATTTTTTTGCTCCAACAATAGCATCGACAGGGCAGGCAAGTATACATTTAGTACATCCTATGCATAAATCTTCATCAATCTTTGCTATTGCTCTGGGTTTCTCTAAACCTAACGATTCATCAAGAGGTATCTCTTTTTTATTAAGGAGTTTAGATAATTCTTTTATTGTTTTTTTTCCACCAGTTATACATTTGTTATGAGTGTCGCCATTAGTTATAGCTTTTGCATAATTATAACAGTCATCATAGCCACATTTTGTACACTGTGTTTGTGGAAGGATTTTATCTATAGCTTCAATTGATATAATCATTTTTACACTTATTAATATAATTTAATGTTTGTTTTTTCTTCTATACCTTTAAGGTACTTCTCTACATTAACAGGTATTTTAACTAAGTCTTTCATTATAGTAATTAAACTTAAAAAAGGGAAAATATTAATATCATCCCAAGAAAATTTATCACCATTAATAAAAGGATAATTTATATATGTATCTATTTTATTAAGTAAAGTTTGTGTTTTTAAAACAATTTCTTTGGGTGGATTTTTGTATAGTTCATCCATATCACCAATATAAGAGCTTTTTTTATTAATAAAATAGTCTTTAGCACTTTGAGTCGGAAAGTCTTTTTTATTATTAGGGTGGTTAGGAACTCTTGAATAAGTAATTTTTTTAGAGATATTCTGAAGTTCAGAAATTAAGTTTTTCAATTCTATATTATTTTGACTAGTGGCTATATTAAAGTTTTGTAATCTAGATATATATTCACAAATATCATTACTTTCCTTTAAAAATTCACCATCACCTTTCTCTATAAAAGGTACTTGTTTAGAGCCTATTTTATCTACATGAGCTTTTTCATCATCATTTGCTAATATTACTGTCTCATATTTTAGATTGCTTAGATCAGCAACAAGTCTAGTTTTGATACAGTAAGGGCAGTGATTATAAATATACATTTTCATGTGTTTAAAAGAAGCAGAATATTGTTTATTAATTTGCCAATTATAGCATTCATAAGAAAGAAGTATAAAGTTAGATTATAAAGGATTTTGAGGCTTGAATGTTCTCTTTGCAGCTTCTTGATCTAATAAATACAAACCAGCATCTTTAACTAGTTTGATTTTGTTTATCATATCACAAACGTTAGCTTCTTCTTCAACTTGCTCATCTATAAACCATTGTAAGAAACTTTTTGTAGCATGCTCTTTTTCTTCTAAAGCAATATCCATTATTTCATAAAACTTTCTAGTAACATCTGCTTCATGCTTTAAAGTTTCTTCAAAAACCTCTAAAAGTGAAGAGAATTTATTTCTAGGAGCATCAAAGCCGCTAACTTCTATACGACCACCTTTATCATTTATAAATTTCATCATTTTTTTTGCATGAAAAAGTTCTTCTTCATATTGAGCCATAAACCAATTTGTAAAACCACTTAGTCCTAAATCAGCAGTTGCACCAGCCATAGCTAAATAAATATGAGCTGATTCAATTTCATAGTTAAACTGGGCATTTAGAGCATCTTCTAATTTTTTTGATAACATTTTTATTTCCTCTTAATCTAAATTTTTCTATTACAACCTAATAATTTTAAAGGTTTTTGACATATTATTCAAAAATAAAATTTTATGTATATGATGTTTATAAAAACATGTTTATTTCTTATAATGTATTAAAAATTTATAAATAAACGAGTTTTCTTAAATTTATGAAAGAAATTTCTAATATCAAAATTAAAATTGAGAGCGGTTCTAAATATACTACAGAGCAGGGTTTTTCTGCAGTTAAAGATGGAATAAAAAATAAAAAAGAAAACTCTATACATATTAGAAAACCAGAGTGGTTAAAAGTAGAAAAGCAAAATTCTAAAGAGTATTTAAAAGTAAAATCTATAACAAAGAAACATAAACTTTCTACAGTATGTGAAGAAGCTAAGTGTCCAAATATAAATGAATGCTGGTCTCATGGTACAGCAACTATAATGCTTATGGGAAGTGTATGTACAAGAGCTTGTAAATTTTGTTCTGTAGATACTGGTAACCCAAAGGGTTGGCTTGATAAAGAAGAGCCTAAAAATGCAGCAGAAAGTGTGAAATTAATGGGTCTGGAGTATGTTGTTTTAACATCAGTTGATAGAGATGATTTAGTAGATGGTGGGGCACAACATTATGCAGATACAATTAATGAAATAAAAAAACTTGATCCAAGTATAAAAGTTGAAGCTTTGACTCCTGATTTTGCTGGAGTTGAAAAAAGTATAGATAAGATCTTAAATACTAAAGTTGACGTAATAGCTCAGAATGTTGAAACAGTTGAAAGATTAACAAAACAAGTTAGAGATCCTAGAGCAGGTTACTGGCAAACATTTGATTTTCTAAAATATGTAAAAGAAAAAAATCCTAATGTACTTACAAAAACTAGTATTATGGTAGGGTTAGGAGAGACTGATGAAGAGATATATCAAACGATGGATGATGCTATAAAGTCTAAAGTTGATATAATAACTCTTGGTCAATATATGCAGCCAACAAAAAGTCACCTAAGTGTACAAAGATTTGTAACACCTCAACTATTTGAAGAATATAGAAGAGTAGGATTAAGTAAGGGCTTTTTAGAAGTTGCATCTGGACCTATGGTTAGGTCAAGCTATAGGGCCGATAGAGTATTCAAAAGAAATAACTTAGATTTAACAAATTAAGGTGAGTGAAATATGGCAAAAGTAGCGGTAGTACTTTCTGGCTGTGGATATTTAGACGGGTCAGAAATTCATGAGGCTGTTTTAACATTATTATATCTAGAAAAGCAAGGAGTGGAGTGGCAGTGTGTAGCTCTTAATGAAGAGCAAAAGCATGTGGTAAATCATATTACTCAAGCTGTAGATGCAAAAGCTTCTCCACGTAATGTTTTAGAAGAATCAGCAAGAATAGCTAGAGGTAATATAGTAGATATTGCAACAGCTGATAGTGATGATTATGATGCTGTAATATTTCCTGGTGGATTTGGAGCTGCTAAGAATATTTTAGATTTTGCTTTTGTTGGAAATGAGACATATAAGATGAATGAAGATGTCCTTAAATTTGCAAGATCTTTTTATTTAGCAGATAAACCAGCTGGTTACATATGTATAGCTCCTATGATGATTCCTTTAATATATCCAGAAGGAACTAAGGCAACAATAGGTACTGATGAAAGCACAGCAGAGATATTAGAAAAGAAAGGGGCAAAGCATATACCTACCCTAGCAACTGATATTTGTGTTGATGAAACTGTTAAATTAGTTTCTACTCCGGCTTATATGTGTGCAAAAAATATTTTAGAGGCTTCTCAAGGAATAGAGAAGTTAGTTCAAAAAGTTGTTAGTTTTATATAATTTTTAGGTGAGAATATGGCTGGTCATAGTAAATGGGCAAACATTAAACATAAAAAAGCAAAAGAAGATGCAAAAAGAGGTAAGGTTTTCACTAAGCTTATTAGAGAGATCACTGTAGCATCTAGACTTGGTGGCGATGATAAAGACTCTAACCCTAGATTAAGAGCCGCAGTAGCAACAGCATTATCAAATAATATGAGTAAAGATACTATTGAGCGAGCTATTAAAAAAGGTGCTGGTGGTGAAGAGGGTGGAAATTTAGAAGAGGTAAGATATGAAGGTTATGGTCCAGGTGGTGTAGCTATCTTAGTTGACTGTATGACTGATAACCGTAATCGTACTGTCGGTGAAGTTCGTCATGCCTTTACAAAACATAGTGGTAACTTAGGAACTGATGGTTCAGTATCATATATGTTTAATAAAAAAGGCATTATCTCTTTTATCGAAGGTGTTGATGAAGATACTTTAATGGAAGTAGCATTAGAGGTTGGAGCTGAAGATGTGATAGCACATGATGATAGCTCTATAGATGTGATCACAACTCCTCAAGATTTCTCTGATGTACAAGAAGCTTTAGTTGAAAAAGGCTTTAATGCTGGATCAGCAGAAATAACTTTTGATGCTGATATTAAAGCTGATCTTGATTTAGAAACAGCAGAAAAAATCATTGCCCTTATTGATAGGCTGGAAGATCTTGATGATGTACAAAACGTTTATTCTAATGCTAATTTTTCTCAAGAAGTATTAGAGCAGCTCTCTTAGGATGTTCTAATAATATGATTATATTGGGTATAGACCCAGGTTCTCGAATCACTGGTTTTGGAGTAATAAAAGCTTTTGAAAATAAGCTTTACTATGTTGCTAGTGGTTGTATTCGTGTTACAGAAAAAGAAACTGCTAACAGACTAAAACAAGTAGCTGATGGTATAAATGAAGTTATAAAAATATACTCACCGACAGAGGCAGCTATAGAACAAATATTTATGTTTCAGAATCCTATGGGGGCTCTAAAGCTTGGTCAAGCTAGAGGAGTTGCTATGTGCACTTTGGCTAATAATTTTTTATCTGTTAGTGAGTACTCAGCAAAACAGGTTAAACAAGCAGTAGTTGGTACTGGTGGAGCAGCTAAGTCACAGGTTCAGCATATGGTTCAATCATTATTAGGTTTAAGCAAAAAGCCACAAGAGGACGCAGCAGATGCTTTAGCAGTTGCAATATGTCATTATCATAGTAGTAAAAGTTTAGCTAGATTAACAGGTGCTAGCAAAGTTACTAATAAACGAATAAAGTAGGATTGAACATGTCGATAATAATCATAGCTAATATTAAAGCTAAGAGTGATAAAATTAATTTTATAAAAGCAGAGCTTACTAAACTTATTGAACCCACGAGAAGTGAGCCTGGTTGTTTGCAATATAAGCTTCATCAAGATAATGATAATATTACACATTTTCTTTTTTATGAGGAATGGGAAACTAGAGAGTTTTGGGTAGAGCATTTAGAGAGTGAGCATATAGAAAAATTTAGATCAGCAACAGAAGGCTGTATTAGCGAATTTATTATAAATGAAATGACATTAAAGTCATAATCTTAAGGCGTAATCACATGATAGGTTTAATTAGAGGAAAACTTTTAGATAAAGATCCTACAATGTTATTAATAGATGTGAATGGTGTGGGTTATGAAGTTGCAGTACCTATGACAACTTTATATAGACTTGGTAATGTAGGTGAAGAAGTTACTCTTTATACACATTTTGTTGTTAGAGAAGACGTTCAGCAGCTATATGGCTTTAAGTCAAAGATTGATAAAAAAGTTTTTCAAGAGCTTATAAAAGTAAGTGGAGTAGGTGCTAGAACAGCAATAGCTATACTTTCAGGCATGGAGTGTAATACTTTACTTCATTGTATAGAAAATAAAGATTATGGACTTTTAGCTACTATCCCAGGTATTGGTAAAAAGACAGCAGAAAGACTAGTTATTGAGATATATGATAAGATGATAAAACTCTCTGGTGAAATATATGGCTCTTCACCAACAGCAGAGGGGCTAACTGTGGCAACTACTTCTATAAGTGTTACAGAAATTCATATGCAAGGAAATAGTATTTTCTCAGAAGCAGTTGATGCACTATTAGTATTAGGTTATAAACAAAAAGAAGCTGAAAAAATGATTCGCTCTTCAATAAATGAATCAAAAAGTGTTGAGGAGGCTATACGTAAAGCTCTTCAAGGTTCAATAAAGTCTAGGAAATAATCTCATAATTTTTAGCTCGACTTGTTAAAGGGTTTTTTGTTGCTCTATCTGCATACTTGTAATCAACAAATCTATTTAACAAATGAGGATCTCTATGCTCTGGAATACCGAGTCTAGTAGTTGAAATAATTTTATTTGGTTTATATCCGTAGTCAGCAATAAATAGATCACTATTAAAAGTCTTTTGATCCCAATCTTTTACTTTAATATTCAATGCTTTGCAAAGTAGAGTTTGTCCGGAGAGGAGTTTTTCTATATCTCTTACTTTATTATTTACACGAGGATTTAGCTCTAACATTATATTAACCATTTCTTTATTATTTATAGCTTCTGGAAAAATAATTGCTGATTTTATAAGAACAGCCGCACCATCGCCTTTTGCAGAAATGTTAAGAGAGTCATGACCTCTAGAGTAGTACATATAAATTGTGCCAGCAGGCATAAACATAGCTTTACGCTTTTCTGTATATCCTAAGGAACTATGGCTTGCTTTATCATCGATATCATAAGCTTCGGTCTCAATAATTTGAGCTTGTAAAAGCAAGTTATTGTATTTTCTACAGATTACTTTACCTATTAAGTCTATAGACAGTGACTTAGCATCTGTATTAAAAAAATCTGTATCTAATTTTAGCATCTATGATTTTATAAAATATCTATTGCTTTCGAATACTACAATTATGGTAATAAACAATCAAGAAATTAACCTTTATATGGCGTTGGCTAAGTATATAAATCCATAAGTATGTTAATATTGAGCATAGATGATTTTCTATTAAATTTTAGAGGCTACTATTTTGATTTCGATAGGTAAATACCATAATTTAAAAGTTTTAGATAAAAAAGCTAACTATATAATTCTTGATGCTTTAGAGCTGGGTGAAGCAATATTACCAGTGTCTGAAGGACAAAACTTAGAAACAGGGGATAATGTACAAGTTTTTTTATATCATAATTCTAATTCTGGGCTTGTAGCTACTATGAAAAGTGGTATACCAGCAGTCGGAGAAGTTGCTTACTTAAAAGTTAAAAGTATTGGGAAAATAGGTGCATTTTTAGATTGGGGATTAGATAAAGATCTTTTTGTGCCATTAGCTGAACAGCATAGACCATTTGAGGAAGAAAAATCCTATTTAGTATATTTGTATTTAGATAAGATTAGTGGACGAATCACAGCATCATCTAAGATAAATAAATTTATAAAGGATTACGCAGAGGGTGATCTAGAAGCTAATCAAGAGGTAGATCTTATCATTGCTAACTCAACAACTATTGGTCATAAAGCAATTATAAATAATACTTATTGGGGAGTGCTTTACAGCTCTGAAGTTTTTACAAGATTAAGCTTTGGGCAATCTATAAAGGGTTATATCAAAAACGTT
This window encodes:
- a CDS encoding Bax inhibitor-1/YccA family protein; amino-acid sequence: MNNFENNTRVIDSLSQESTIRANKVLRNTYWLLSMTLLFSAFTAFIAMQSGAGFINPLLMIVVYIGLLFGINATKNSPMGIVLTFALTGLLGYTLGPILNMYIATFKNGSELIMMALGTTGAIFLGLSAIAMNPRRNFNRVGAFCAIGAIVALVAIVLNIFLQLPALALVISLVIAFISGGFILWQTNAIVRGEETNYILATVNIYVSLFNIFVTLLQFFGAIAGDRD
- the ruvC gene encoding crossover junction endodeoxyribonuclease RuvC; the protein is MIILGIDPGSRITGFGVIKAFENKLYYVASGCIRVTEKETANRLKQVADGINEVIKIYSPTEAAIEQIFMFQNPMGALKLGQARGVAMCTLANNFLSVSEYSAKQVKQAVVGTGGAAKSQVQHMVQSLLGLSKKPQEDAADALAVAICHYHSSKSLARLTGASKVTNKRIK
- a CDS encoding ferritin, which codes for MLSKKLEDALNAQFNYEIESAHIYLAMAGATADLGLSGFTNWFMAQYEEELFHAKKMMKFINDKGGRIEVSGFDAPRNKFSSLLEVFEETLKHEADVTRKFYEIMDIALEEKEHATKSFLQWFIDEQVEEEANVCDMINKIKLVKDAGLYLLDQEAAKRTFKPQNPL
- a CDS encoding CvfB family protein → MISIGKYHNLKVLDKKANYIILDALELGEAILPVSEGQNLETGDNVQVFLYHNSNSGLVATMKSGIPAVGEVAYLKVKSIGKIGAFLDWGLDKDLFVPLAEQHRPFEEEKSYLVYLYLDKISGRITASSKINKFIKDYAEGDLEANQEVDLIIANSTTIGHKAIINNTYWGVLYSSEVFTRLSFGQSIKGYIKNVRDDGRIDLSLQLVHKDLDKNASLIEDYLVTHRGFAPFNDKSDPEAIKRQFGISKLAFKRAIGTLLKQQKISIKEDGIYLNN
- the elbB gene encoding isoprenoid biosynthesis glyoxalase ElbB: MAKVAVVLSGCGYLDGSEIHEAVLTLLYLEKQGVEWQCVALNEEQKHVVNHITQAVDAKASPRNVLEESARIARGNIVDIATADSDDYDAVIFPGGFGAAKNILDFAFVGNETYKMNEDVLKFARSFYLADKPAGYICIAPMMIPLIYPEGTKATIGTDESTAEILEKKGAKHIPTLATDICVDETVKLVSTPAYMCAKNILEASQGIEKLVQKVVSFI
- the nth gene encoding endonuclease III, with the translated sequence MNKEKRIKIFETLKEHNPSPTTELEYSSTFELLIAVILSAQATDVSVNKATSVLYKIANTPEQIYNLGYEKLAEYIKSIGLYKTKAKNVIQTCKILIDKFNSIVPNNMDDLVSLPGVGRKTANVILNTAFGEPTMAVDTHIFRLANRIPIAKGKNVVEVEKKLLKVIPKEYLKDAHHWLILHGRYICTAQKPKCRNCVIFEYCEYKDKEKYI
- a CDS encoding RnfABCDGE type electron transport complex subunit B, which codes for MIISIEAIDKILPQTQCTKCGYDDCYNYAKAITNGDTHNKCITGGKKTIKELSKLLNKKEIPLDESLGLEKPRAIAKIDEDLCIGCTKCILACPVDAIVGAKKLMHTIVESECTGCELCIEPCPMDCISLVELAENKQPEKLTDEQYTEQKNHFRDRYIFHKQKQLQTKEKQRDTYKNIASAEDMDKKAYIAASLAKFRNKKKNTNE
- a CDS encoding DUF1841 family protein — translated: MIFSQDRNELRMLYISSWQKFQNKKVLTPLEEQIVRIIEKHPEYQSMLTEKNIDTDYSPESGQVNPFLHMSLHLAIIEQYQTNRPLEIRSIYNKLIEKYKDEHKVHHIMMDHLAEEIWKSQKYNSIPNEKDYVANLEKVLKE
- a CDS encoding YebC/PmpR family DNA-binding transcriptional regulator translates to MAGHSKWANIKHKKAKEDAKRGKVFTKLIREITVASRLGGDDKDSNPRLRAAVATALSNNMSKDTIERAIKKGAGGEEGGNLEEVRYEGYGPGGVAILVDCMTDNRNRTVGEVRHAFTKHSGNLGTDGSVSYMFNKKGIISFIEGVDEDTLMEVALEVGAEDVIAHDDSSIDVITTPQDFSDVQEALVEKGFNAGSAEITFDADIKADLDLETAEKIIALIDRLEDLDDVQNVYSNANFSQEVLEQLS
- the lipA gene encoding lipoyl synthase, which encodes MKEISNIKIKIESGSKYTTEQGFSAVKDGIKNKKENSIHIRKPEWLKVEKQNSKEYLKVKSITKKHKLSTVCEEAKCPNINECWSHGTATIMLMGSVCTRACKFCSVDTGNPKGWLDKEEPKNAAESVKLMGLEYVVLTSVDRDDLVDGGAQHYADTINEIKKLDPSIKVEALTPDFAGVEKSIDKILNTKVDVIAQNVETVERLTKQVRDPRAGYWQTFDFLKYVKEKNPNVLTKTSIMVGLGETDEEIYQTMDDAIKSKVDIITLGQYMQPTKSHLSVQRFVTPQLFEEYRRVGLSKGFLEVASGPMVRSSYRADRVFKRNNLDLTN
- a CDS encoding putative quinol monooxygenase; the protein is MSIIIIANIKAKSDKINFIKAELTKLIEPTRSEPGCLQYKLHQDNDNITHFLFYEEWETREFWVEHLESEHIEKFRSATEGCISEFIINEMTLKS
- the grxB gene encoding glutaredoxin 2; amino-acid sequence: MKMYIYNHCPYCIKTRLVADLSNLKYETVILANDDEKAHVDKIGSKQVPFIEKGDGEFLKESNDICEYISRLQNFNIATSQNNIELKNLISELQNISKKITYSRVPNHPNNKKDFPTQSAKDYFINKKSSYIGDMDELYKNPPKEIVLKTQTLLNKIDTYINYPFINGDKFSWDDINIFPFLSLITIMKDLVKIPVNVEKYLKGIEEKTNIKLY
- a CDS encoding DNA-3-methyladenine glycosylase — encoded protein: MLKLDTDFFNTDAKSLSIDLIGKVICRKYNNLLLQAQIIETEAYDIDDKASHSSLGYTEKRKAMFMPAGTIYMYYSRGHDSLNISAKGDGAAVLIKSAIIFPEAINNKEMVNIMLELNPRVNNKVRDIEKLLSGQTLLCKALNIKVKDWDQKTFNSDLFIADYGYKPNKIISTTRLGIPEHRDPHLLNRFVDYKYADRATKNPLTSRAKNYEIIS
- the ruvA gene encoding Holliday junction branch migration protein RuvA codes for the protein MIGLIRGKLLDKDPTMLLIDVNGVGYEVAVPMTTLYRLGNVGEEVTLYTHFVVREDVQQLYGFKSKIDKKVFQELIKVSGVGARTAIAILSGMECNTLLHCIENKDYGLLATIPGIGKKTAERLVIEIYDKMIKLSGEIYGSSPTAEGLTVATTSISVTEIHMQGNSIFSEAVDALLVLGYKQKEAEKMIRSSINESKSVEEAIRKALQGSIKSRK